The Sedimentibacter sp. zth1 DNA segment GATGAAAAAATTCCTGTTAAACTTTTTCTAGAAGATCTTGAGGACCTACTTAAATTTGGTATACAAACAGATGGCTCGAGCGTTGAACTGCAAGGTATTGCAATTTTAAGTAATGCAAGAGTAGATTTAAAACCTGATTTAGACTGCGTATGGTTTGTAGACTATAATCATGATTTTATATATGAAGGCAATGGACTACCTGTTGGAACACTAAAAATTCCAGCATTCTTGATACATAATCACAAGGAAGTTTGTTCTAGATCTATATTAAAAAGAGCTATAGATAATTTTAAAGATAGTATTAGAGACATATTGTACGATAATGATGATTTATGTAGAAAATATGGTTTTAAATATGATGAAATTGATAAAATAATTTTAACAAGCGCTACTGAACTTGAGATGTGGGTACAATCTCCAGAACAAAGTGCAGACTTAGAAGCCCTTAGCGCATCTCAAACATTAAAAGAACAATATTGGAAAAGAACACGTGGAACTGTTAGAACAGTTTTAGAAAAAAGTATTATAGAATTAGAAAATTATGGATTAGAACCTGAAATGGCTCATAAAGAGGTTGGCGGTATAACCAACTCAATAGATTCAAATGGTAAAGCTACTCATATTATGGAACAACTTGAAATTGACTGGAAGTATTCAAGTGCATTACAAGCTGCAGACAATGAGATAATAGTTAGAGATATATTAGAAGACATGTTTAGAAGTAACGGACTTATTGTATCATTCAAAGCTAAGCCTATGGAAGGTGTTGCCGGTAACGGAGAGCACGTACATTTAGGTGTTGCAATAAAATTAACTAATGGTAAAGTTATAAACATATTTGCACCAGTTGACATGAAACTTGATTATTTAAGTGAATTTGGTTATGGTGCGTTAATGGGATTACTTAAAAACTATGAAGTAATAAACCCATTTGTCACTGCTACAAATGATGCTTTTAACAGACTAAAACCTGGATTTGAAGCACCAGTTTGTATTGTTACTTCACTGGGTGGAAGCAAAGAAGAGCCATCAAGAAATAGGTCAGTACTTGTTGGTGTTATAAGAAACGTTGACAAACCACTTGCTACAAGATTTGAGTTGCGTTCACCAAATCCATATTCTAATACATATTTAGTTATGGCAGCATCATTTCAAGCTATGCTTGATGGTATTACTAATGTTATAAAATTAAAAATGACTACATCTAATCTTGAAAAAGAAATATCAAAAACTAGTGGTGAAGATGCACTATATTTGGAAAAAGACAGACAATACTTATGTGAAGAAAATGTTTTTGAGCATTATACAGCAAAGCAAAGAGAAGAACTATTTGGTGTAGCTCCTGAAACTGTATGGGAAAACTTAGATGCATTTAATAAATGTACTATAAAACAAAATGTTCTTAAATATGAAAATGTATTTTCTGATGATATAATAAATTCATTTATGCTTGTTGCACTTGATAAATGGGTAAATGAGTTAAAGGGAAGAATTATATCCAATAATGCTAATACACTTAGAAAATTTGTTAAATTACACACAGAAAATGATTGTGATTTAGACGTTGTTAATTGGGAAAATATATTGCACTTAAAAACAAAACTTATGAAAGACAATATGCATAAAAAAAGCATTTTTACACAACTAATAGAGTCACTTGACAATAAAAACTATAACAAAGCATCCGAACTACAAAAAACTATGAATATAAAAATGACAGAAATTAGACTTTTATACTCTCTATATAAAAGAAATATATTTTAATAAATAAACGCCTCATTTAAACAACTAAATGAGGCTATTTTTTTAAATCTATTCTTTTTTTCTTGGTTGCACTTCAGCAATTTGATTGACATATACACTAACGCCTGCGCACAAAATTCCCTGTGTTATTCCAATAAATATACTTTCTAATACCGATTTTGCGTCTATAACATTTGAATTCCCAATAATATATATTGTAGATAAAACAATTGATATAATCCCTAAAGCTAAGGGAATATGCTTGTCTGCTATTAATTTAGTGTTTTTTAATATTTTTCCTATAATATATAACACTGGAATTATAATTAATAGTTCTGGCTTAATGAATTCTTTGATAGCTTCCATAAAAAAACCTCCTTTTAATATATTATATGATATGCGCTTGTCCATTATATGTTCATAATTTATATAACTATAAAATATATAATACTTATTTTTTATATCATTTTTCGACATTTTGAATATACTTATAATATATACACTAAAAAGGTGATAAATCATGTTATACAAAGGAAATTATAAAATCTCCTCTCCTTATGGAATGAGAGATTTGTATGGAGATACCAGATTTCACAAAGGTGTTGACTTAGTAGGTGTAGATGATAAAACAATACTTTCTCCATTAGATGGAACTGTTATGTCATCAACAATAATTACCGATAAATCCAATCTAACATGGGAATGGGGCAACTATATTAGAATTGATTCTAATGATGGTTATAGACTTTACTTTTGTCATTTATCAAGAAGATTAATTGAAAAGGGCTGTAAAGTAAAAAAAGGTGATCCTATAGGAATAGAAGGCAACACGGGCTATACTTTTGGCAGTCATCTTCACTTCGAGGTTAGAACTACACTTAACACTGCCATAGACCCCGTTGCATATTTAAAAACTCATAATATCTATCTTGGTAAAGAGTTAACACTTGAAGAAGCAAAAATAATTGTTAAAGAAAAGGTAGGACTTGAAGATAACACTATGCAATATCTAGAATTTTACAGGTATGGAAACGATTTAATATTAAAATTAGCAAAAAAATTAATTTAGAATATAGTATGTGTACTTGATTTGTTAAGTACACATATTTTTTTAATATGATATAATAAACTAAATTCAATATTTTAGGTAATTTATATGTATTTACAAAAAAACTATTTTAATTTTTATATAATTAATGTACAATAATATTGTTAAATAATCATGTTATATATTTTAGAAAGGATATTGTCCAATGTAAAATTTAAATATATTATAATTTAGAATTAATACATTTTCAGAAAGGAAATTATAAATAAATGCAAAATCAAGATCAAATACAAAAACGCCGCATTTTCGGTATTATATCTCACCCAGATGCTGGTAAAACAACTCTTACAGAAAAGCTGTTGCTACACGGTGGTGCAATAAGAGAGGCTGGAACTGTAAAAGCAAGAAGAAATGATAAGTTTGCAAAATCAGACTGGATGGAAATCGAAAAAAAACGTGGTATTTCAGTAACATCATCTGTTATGCAATTTGAGTATGATGATAAAATTATATCAATAATGGATACACCAGGTCACAATGACTTTGGTGAAGACACATATCGTATATTAACATCAGTAGATAATGCAGTTATGGTTATAGATGCTGCAAAAGGTATAGAAACACAAACTAAAAAACTATTTTCTGTTTGTAGCATGAGACATATACCTGTATTCACATTTATAAATAAGCTTGACAGACAAGCGCGAGATCCTTTAGAGCTTATGGAAGAATTAGAAGAAGTTTTAGGCTTACCATCAGTTGCAATTACTTGGCCAATTGGAAATGGTATCACGTTTGAAGGTGTTTATGATAGGCTTGAAAACCAAGTACATCTATATAGACAAAAGAAAACTATTACGCTTGATGAAAAAGGTATTTATAGTGATATGCTTGAAGGTGTTTTAGATCCTATGAACCTTACTAATTTAAGAAATGAAATTGATTTATTAGATGGAGCAGGTAATGAATTTAATATTACGAAAATTTATAATGGTGAATTATCGCCAGTATTTTTTGGTTCTGCTTTAGTAGATTTTGGAGTTACTACATTTCTAAACCATTTTCTAAAAATGTCTAAATTTCCTGGTACTCGCAAAACTACTACAGGTGAAGTTAATCCTACTGATGATTTCTTTAGCGGATTCATATTTAAAATACAAGCTAACATGAACCCTGCTCATAGAGACAGACTTGCTTTTGTAAGGATATGCTCCGGTACATTTGAAAGAGGTATGAACGTTACTCTTTCAAGAACAGGCAAAACGCTTAAGCTTAGTCAGTCCACACAACTTATGGCTAATGAACGCGAAATTGTTGATACAGCAATAGCGGGTGACATAATAGGTTTATATGACTCAGGAACTTACCAAATTGGTGATACTATAACAAATTCTAAAGATAAATTATTCTTTGAACCATTGCCGACATTTCCTCCCGAGTTATTCAGAAGGGTTAGTCCAGTAAACTCCTTGAAGGGTAAAAACTTTCATAAAGGTGTTAAGCAGTTAGCACAAGAAGGAACTATACAAATTTACAGAAATGATTTCAATGATGTTATACTCGGTGCCGTTGGTGTATTACAATTTGAGGTTTTTGAGTATCGACTTAAAAATGAATATAACACAGATATAAGAATGGATAATTTAGATTACACAGTTGCTAGATGGATTAAAGCCAATGATTCTGTTGACCTTAAAAAACATGAAAATTCAAGATGTACGCTTGTATATGATAGATTTGATAGACCTGTGTACCTGTTCAGCAACATGTATGCACTAAATGCATTTGAAGATAGAGTTAAAGATTTAGAGCTTATAGAAGCTTTAAACGTAACAGATGAGGAAAATTAAATTTTATCTTGTAACTAATTTTCATATGTAATATAATATATATTATGCAATTAAATGAAAGGTAAATATCATGGTTTATATAGAAACAATTAAACTTATTAAAATGCTTAGCTCTGCACAAATTTATATGATGAAGTATTGTACAGAGCCTAATTTGAAAATAACAGTTTTCTAATTCTTCATCGATAAATGTTATACTTATTATCAGTGTATTGTAACAACATACGCTTATTTGAGTACATTATTTTATCGATGTAAATGATATTTAAAATTATTAGGTCATAGACAATCAATACTTTGTCTATGACCTTTTGTTTTTCAAGGCAGAAGGTCAGCATATTAAGATGCTTAACCTTCTGCCTTTTTTTGCAAACAAACAGATCTTATATTTGAGACTGTAAATTTATATAAAGAAAAGAGGATTTATTATGAGTTTATTAAAAATTACAAACCTATCGCATTGTTTTATAGATAAACCACTATACAAGAATGCATCACTTGAACTTTATAAGGGTGAACATATTGGAGTTGTTGGTCAAAATGGTGCTGGCAAAAGCACATTAATTAAAATATTGTTAGGCGAAGTTATCCCCGACACAGGAATAATCAAATGGCAATCAAGTATTAAAATAGGTAGTCTTGACCAATATGCAGACATTAAAGATAACATTACCATCTTAGAATATTTACACACATCTTTTACAGAATTATATACAATGGAAAAAGAAATGAACAAACTGTATCAAAATAGTGCAGTATCTGGAGATGAAAGTTTACTTGTCAAAGCATCAAACTACCAAGAATTTTTATATGCAAATGGGTTTTACTCTATTAACAGTGAAATCAATAAGGTTGTTGTAGGACTTGGACTAAATGCTATTGGTACTGATAAATTAGTTAATAAATTAAGTGGGGGACAAAAAGCAAAGGTCATTTTAGCAAAGTTACTACTAACTGCCCCAGATGTTTTACTATTAGATGAGCCGACAAATTTTCTAGATAAAGAACATGTTGAATGGTTAGCAAGCTACTTATCAACATTCAAAGGTACATTCATTGTTGTATCACATGATTTTGACTTCTTAGAAAAAATATCAACAGGTATTTGCAACATTGAATTTGGAACGATAAAGAAATATCATGGTAAATACTCTGAGTTTTTAAAACAAAAAACATTTTTAAGAGAAGATTATATTAGACAATATAATACACAACAAAGGGAAATCAAAAGAACAGAAGCATATATCAATAAAAACAAAGCAGGAGTAAATTGTAAAAATGCAATGGGTAGGCAAAAGCAATTAGACAGAGTAGAAAGATTAGCTCCGCCAACATTTGTAGAGAAACCGAAAATCAAATTTTCTAATAAGGTACTTGCTTCTTGCAAAGCATTAGAAGTAAAAGATCTTGAAGTTGGTTACTATTATCCTTTGCTACCAAAATTAAATTTTAATGTATCGGGTGGTGAAAAACTAGTAATCACAGGATTTAATGGTATAGGAAAATCTACTGTTTTAAAAACTCTTGTAGGTAAAATACCTTCTATATCTGGTGATTTCAAATTTACTGATAACGTAAAAATTGCTTATTATGAACAAGATTTATCTTGGAATAATAATACACTAACACCATTTGAAATAATTTCAAATAGTTATCCAATGCTAAATAAAAAAGAAATAAGAAAAAATTTATCAATGTATGGAGTTAAGGAAGAACATATTTCTAGGAGTATCTCAACATTAAGCGGTGGTGAACAATCAAAAGTTAAACTATGTAGATTGTTACTATCAGAATTTAATTTTCTTATACTGGATGAGCCAACCAATCATTTTGATAAAGAAACTAAAGAAGCTTTACTTAATGCAATTAATGATTTTAAAGGAAGTATAATTTTAGTTTCTCACGAAGAAAAATTTTATAAGGATTTTGCTGATAAAATCATAAATATCGAAGATTTGTTTGATTAATTTGTTAAGTACTATTCAATGAACCGATTTTTTTATTTCACCTCAAATAAAAAATCGGTTCATAAATAAATTGTTTTACTTTCATCAACTTTAGCATTAATTGTTCTATTATCTCTGTAATGTGACATCTCACTTTATAAATTTAAGATTCATAGTTATTTATTAACTATAGCATAGTTTGCTAAACTTTCAAATTTATCATTTTTGTATATATGGTCAATAAATTCACCTTCATACTTCATTCCTGCCTTTTGCATAACTCGTCCAGATGCTGGATTTGATACAAAATGACGTGCAATCACACGATGGTATTCTTGAACATCAAATGCAAATTCAATCATTGATTTTGTTGCTTCTGTTGCATAACCATTACCCCAATATTCCTCTCCAATCCAGTAACCTATTTCTCCATTTTTATGTACTTTATTATTTGAAAGTGAAATACATCCAAATAATTCACCAGTATTTTTATCAATTATAGCAAAAGTATATAATTTATCATCAACAAAATTTTCTTCATGTTTTTCAAACCATTCTAATGCACACTCTATTGAATAAGGATATGGTAAATTCAAGGTACTCTTTGTTACATTATAATTATTACATAATTTAGCTACAACCTCAGCATCTTCTGATCTAAACATTCTTAACAATAATCGTTCTGTTGTAATTGTTCTCAACTCATTATTAAATATTATCTTATTTTTATTTTCCATAATATTCTCCTATAATTTTTTATCTAACATTATATTTATCTATTTATGTATCAATTCTTGTCAGTTCGTTTATGGTTTTATTTCTGTAAATC contains these protein-coding regions:
- a CDS encoding glutamine synthetase yields the protein MKNKIYTIKQDCHDKCSLTKMLKDHPEIQFVSFMGIDIGGNETDEKIPVKLFLEDLEDLLKFGIQTDGSSVELQGIAILSNARVDLKPDLDCVWFVDYNHDFIYEGNGLPVGTLKIPAFLIHNHKEVCSRSILKRAIDNFKDSIRDILYDNDDLCRKYGFKYDEIDKIILTSATELEMWVQSPEQSADLEALSASQTLKEQYWKRTRGTVRTVLEKSIIELENYGLEPEMAHKEVGGITNSIDSNGKATHIMEQLEIDWKYSSALQAADNEIIVRDILEDMFRSNGLIVSFKAKPMEGVAGNGEHVHLGVAIKLTNGKVINIFAPVDMKLDYLSEFGYGALMGLLKNYEVINPFVTATNDAFNRLKPGFEAPVCIVTSLGGSKEEPSRNRSVLVGVIRNVDKPLATRFELRSPNPYSNTYLVMAASFQAMLDGITNVIKLKMTTSNLEKEISKTSGEDALYLEKDRQYLCEENVFEHYTAKQREELFGVAPETVWENLDAFNKCTIKQNVLKYENVFSDDIINSFMLVALDKWVNELKGRIISNNANTLRKFVKLHTENDCDLDVVNWENILHLKTKLMKDNMHKKSIFTQLIESLDNKNYNKASELQKTMNIKMTEIRLLYSLYKRNIF
- a CDS encoding phage holin family protein → MEAIKEFIKPELLIIIPVLYIIGKILKNTKLIADKHIPLALGIISIVLSTIYIIGNSNVIDAKSVLESIFIGITQGILCAGVSVYVNQIAEVQPRKKE
- a CDS encoding M23 family metallopeptidase, coding for MLYKGNYKISSPYGMRDLYGDTRFHKGVDLVGVDDKTILSPLDGTVMSSTIITDKSNLTWEWGNYIRIDSNDGYRLYFCHLSRRLIEKGCKVKKGDPIGIEGNTGYTFGSHLHFEVRTTLNTAIDPVAYLKTHNIYLGKELTLEEAKIIVKEKVGLEDNTMQYLEFYRYGNDLILKLAKKLI
- a CDS encoding peptide chain release factor 3, whose amino-acid sequence is MQNQDQIQKRRIFGIISHPDAGKTTLTEKLLLHGGAIREAGTVKARRNDKFAKSDWMEIEKKRGISVTSSVMQFEYDDKIISIMDTPGHNDFGEDTYRILTSVDNAVMVIDAAKGIETQTKKLFSVCSMRHIPVFTFINKLDRQARDPLELMEELEEVLGLPSVAITWPIGNGITFEGVYDRLENQVHLYRQKKTITLDEKGIYSDMLEGVLDPMNLTNLRNEIDLLDGAGNEFNITKIYNGELSPVFFGSALVDFGVTTFLNHFLKMSKFPGTRKTTTGEVNPTDDFFSGFIFKIQANMNPAHRDRLAFVRICSGTFERGMNVTLSRTGKTLKLSQSTQLMANEREIVDTAIAGDIIGLYDSGTYQIGDTITNSKDKLFFEPLPTFPPELFRRVSPVNSLKGKNFHKGVKQLAQEGTIQIYRNDFNDVILGAVGVLQFEVFEYRLKNEYNTDIRMDNLDYTVARWIKANDSVDLKKHENSRCTLVYDRFDRPVYLFSNMYALNAFEDRVKDLELIEALNVTDEEN
- a CDS encoding ABC-F family ATP-binding cassette domain-containing protein, which encodes MSLLKITNLSHCFIDKPLYKNASLELYKGEHIGVVGQNGAGKSTLIKILLGEVIPDTGIIKWQSSIKIGSLDQYADIKDNITILEYLHTSFTELYTMEKEMNKLYQNSAVSGDESLLVKASNYQEFLYANGFYSINSEINKVVVGLGLNAIGTDKLVNKLSGGQKAKVILAKLLLTAPDVLLLDEPTNFLDKEHVEWLASYLSTFKGTFIVVSHDFDFLEKISTGICNIEFGTIKKYHGKYSEFLKQKTFLREDYIRQYNTQQREIKRTEAYINKNKAGVNCKNAMGRQKQLDRVERLAPPTFVEKPKIKFSNKVLASCKALEVKDLEVGYYYPLLPKLNFNVSGGEKLVITGFNGIGKSTVLKTLVGKIPSISGDFKFTDNVKIAYYEQDLSWNNNTLTPFEIISNSYPMLNKKEIRKNLSMYGVKEEHISRSISTLSGGEQSKVKLCRLLLSEFNFLILDEPTNHFDKETKEALLNAINDFKGSIILVSHEEKFYKDFADKIINIEDLFD
- a CDS encoding GNAT family N-acetyltransferase produces the protein MENKNKIIFNNELRTITTERLLLRMFRSEDAEVVAKLCNNYNVTKSTLNLPYPYSIECALEWFEKHEENFVDDKLYTFAIIDKNTGELFGCISLSNNKVHKNGEIGYWIGEEYWGNGYATEATKSMIEFAFDVQEYHRVIARHFVSNPASGRVMQKAGMKYEGEFIDHIYKNDKFESLANYAIVNK